GGGGGTGTAACCAGAGAAAATGGATCATTAAAAAGAGTTATTTGCTACTATtttgaattataattattttggttTGCTATGCCACACTTCTTGAGAACTAATGGCCGACTCAAGTCCACTATAAAGTGTTTTTAAGCCTTGGAGTTGTGCCACACATCTTTCTGAATTGGAGTtgccaaaaataaaacaaattaataaggCACAAGGTAATTTTTTTCGTTCATGATCCAACATGAAAGAACTTAAAACAAAGGTAGCACTGTAATGGCCCTAACACAACAGCTGCAAACAATAGAGCATTGTAATTAACAATACATCTAAGCCAAAACCTACTGAAGTGACAAAAAATTGAGAGTCCAATTGTGTGATTTATCTCATGCTGAGTAAATACCTTAGTTTATGATGATCCTGAATGAGAAGAGAACACAAGTTTAGCAAGATTTTAATCCACAATATCATATAACTTAATTTAAGAAAAGATAAATATGTGGCCTGTGGATAGAAAAAAGCCATaacacaaataataatattattattattattaatggttATGTTTATAGCTTCTTTTTGAATTTATGGCTCCTTAAGGTGTATGTCAGAGGTTTACGTGGTACATATGTCTGGCATATTGACAATGTGGTATGTATATATCAGCCCGTAAAGGTCTGATATTTTTCCTGGCTTTACATCCGTCAGGTTGGGCAACTTAAGGGGCCCGATATGGCAGTGTCTAGAGCTTCAGTTTTATGTAGGTGCTGGTCTCTTTTATGGAGGCCCTGAGATGAGAAATTACAGGAAAGTTTGGCCGCTTAGTGATTTTGTAGTTTGCCTCAAAAATGAGGTCAGTTACAAGGGATTGGTTATTTCTTGGTAAATTTCCAACCCCTGCTTTAAATTTTCACCTGTCAACTCCAATCCTATGAGTGTCTTGTTGTACTTCAAAGCCTCTAGTAGCTCCCTTCCTCCAAGGAGACCAATATTATTCCATCTCAAATCCAAGCCTCTCAAGCACTGATTCTTCTTTAGTGCTACAGCAAGTTGGCTGGCTCCTTCGTGTGAGATCTGATTGTTTCTCAAATCCAGAAACATCAAGACTTGATTAACAGCTAATCCCTCATAAACAGCTCTTGCCCCTTTGTCCCACAAACCAATAGAGTTCCACTCAACAAGAAGACTGCGAAcgcaagtgtttttcatgagaAATTGACCTAGCATTTCTGCTGCTCCCGATCGAATATTGTTGCCTTTCAAATTCAATCTCTTAACGGACTGGTTTTCCATCAAACCACGCAAAAGGATTTTGCTTGCGTCCTCGCTTAGTAAACAGTCAGATAGGTCAAGCTCTTCAAAGAACAGGTCATCTGCAAGAGCTGCAGCCAAGGCGTTGCATTCATCTGGAGTCAAGTTATGACCAGAAAGATCCAACTTGGTCATCCCCTCTGAAGTAAAATTTGCCACGTTTCCGCCATCAAAATAACTTCGAATATGATTTAAAACCGCATCTAACGGATAGGTATGGTGTTCTCTACATGCCCTAACATAGCGTTTATGAAACTCTTCCATCTTTTGATTGTATTCTGTAAATATTTATCTCTGTACTACCGACAGGCCCTTGAAAACAAAGTGAACCAACGCTTCCAACGAGTGGTTACGGTGAGCGGTTACATTGCCTAACCGACACCCACACTCAGTGACCCTCCCGGTATATACCCTCCCTGTAGAGCAAGTGAAAATATATATTCCATCTCGTGGTTCTACGTTGGTAGATAAGACAAGAAAGTTTACACAAAGTTTTTCGACGAAATTGAAGTCGAACAACCTACACGAAAGCgtttaaaacatgttttcacCCTATTCTGCCCCTTCACACTCCAATGCACACAACATTCCTGGCTGTCATAGAAACATGCAGGGTGTTTACAAATTGTCCAAAAGAAGCATGCTTCGATAATATTCAAAAAAGGTGTTTAGTTGGCATGTTCTACTATCCTTATACTATGAATTTTTGACGAATAATCAGCCACGCAACTCGAAACAAAGGGCATTCAACAAGTGTCATGCCGGTGCCTAAAGAAATACATATTTCACGGGAAAAGTCAAACGCTTCTAGTCATACGACGAGCGATTCATTGCCATTCGACTTCCGATCGCAGATAGAATTTATTGCAGCGCAAGATCTCCTTCGATCTCGCAGCGAATGCTATTTGGAGTCCAAACGCACGCGAGATAGAAGGATTCTCGAGAAAGAACTGAGAAGTAGAACGGCTTGGGATATTGCTCCTCCTGACTTCACTTTGCAACTTTATAAGCCGAAACCACCAAAAAGGAATAGCAGATCTGCCATGCTGCCAGGATATAATGAAGATGAATGGATAAAAAACGTCAGGGAAAAGCAAAGGCAAATAGTCCAATTCGAGGATATTCCGCTGCCAAAAATTTTACAGGGTCCAGCATCAGATCATCGTCCCTTCATTACCCGGTTCCGTGTTCTGGACTCCCATGCAGCAAAAATTCTATTCGTTAAGAATGGTGTACACAAACGGGAACCATATACAACACCCGGACCGCATGCATTTAGAGGAGACGACTTCCGACCGGTGAGTTACGAGCGATGATAGCAACTAGTGTAAATACTTTTAAAGCTTTAGTTAGAAAGTTTTTTATGGATTAGTATTgtattttaatgtttctttattttatttttattattaattttcctGTAGCGTTGGTGTTATGCTCTAATATGGGGTCCTTGACTCTTTTGCATTACATCCATTGGCTTCCGTTGTTTTTTGTGCCAtaaattgtaaataaataaataaataaaaaataaaaaactaaacATTAAACCTCTTCCTTGCATCTGTTTCTCCAGCTTTGTGTGTTTCCTTCATGGTGTATTTACCAGGGAGACACATATAAAGATCCTATTTCTACTTTTAAAGCGCCTATGAAGCGAATTTTTTTATTGGCTTATTTGAAAGAGATTTCAAAATGAAGAAggatggcgtttattttattgtgacagcactcttggttgcccaGTTAtacaagattttgatttatgcaaattagataacgTGGTGTCATTTTGTGGCCACAatgtggtgtaaaatcacaaaaaatttaatAGTATCTCTCAccactttttctgtatagagctGACAGTtattacactcatcacaaagttccatgatatgtcaaCTGTGACacttccatggcaacacaatgggttccaggccctctccattcaaagggaaaaatcagagttttcctccttcaagaagtgttatttgcacTTGCTGTTCATCCAGTGGGTGTGAGCAAGTACAGaaattacacagcacaagcaaaAGAAAGTGTGTAAAtgctttcctgcccaagggattccccattgatgagtgaAATCGTGTGGCGTTAGACAGATTAAAATCCACAGAAGTGCtggttgggcaggaaagggttaaaaatggGGACattaaataaggcatttttcattttaggaaggtagaggtcttgtaactagtatgttgctatggtgacatcataaccaccaTCACAACGTATATAgctcttgcagcacatcaaccctgcaaaatttcaaccctgtagacttagtatttgcacagatatcccatattttgttattttacatcactttgtgtcatctaatttacataaatcaaaatcttgaataactcggcaaccaagagtgctatcacaataaagtaaacaccattcttcatcattttgaaagctcttttaaataaaataataaaaaatttcacttcattGGCACTTTAAGAGTGGCAGGACATTTGACTTGATGTATCATTTATTCCATTATTTTAGCTGGAGAATCCAAAGAAATATGGCTTGCCAGAATTTGTCACCAGTTATGAACATGATCCAGGGAatctgaagttccattcaagaaaattgAATGTATTGCGTGATTGTAAGTATTGTATCACCACTCCTCTgtttgttaaaaaatataattatactGT
The nucleotide sequence above comes from Acropora muricata isolate sample 2 chromosome 12, ASM3666990v1, whole genome shotgun sequence. Encoded proteins:
- the LOC136893550 gene encoding putative uncharacterized protein C7orf78 → MPVPKEIHISREKSNASSHTTSDSLPFDFRSQIEFIAAQDLLRSRSECYLESKRTRDRRILEKELRSRTAWDIAPPDFTLQLYKPKPPKRNSRSAMLPGYNEDEWIKNVREKQRQIVQFEDIPLPKILQGPASDHRPFITRFRVLDSHAAKILFVKNGVHKREPYTTPGPHAFRGDDFRPLENPKKYGLPEFVTSYEHDPGNLKFHSRKLNVLRDSHKDQEFLNSKDGYRKQMITYREQDQSWKPSLFLPKGPYKRGISPKSVLMDRIAKQLPWCPDNNKMEELERPDIFDNQTVDWIKVTACNKAELNTV